The following are encoded together in the Daucus carota subsp. sativus chromosome 5, DH1 v3.0, whole genome shotgun sequence genome:
- the LOC135152686 gene encoding uncharacterized protein LOC135152686: MDRKRVQPAEKRIPTTIAASSMKRAKAQEKYPEGNMWSRQSSSQTSSETEWLEPQKQKTNARSFTLKVDIAEDKFDKLGEKIEHLSVAIERLIEVIQLSQYSWKDNAED; the protein is encoded by the exons ATGGATAGGAAACGAGTGCAACCAGC GGAGAAGAGAATTCCAACTACCATCGCTGCTTCCTCGATGAAGAGGGCAAAAGCCCA AGAGAAATACCCGGAGGGAAATATGTGGTCCAGACAATCATCAAGCCAAACAAGTTCAGAGACCGAATGGCTGGAGCCACAAAAGCAAAAAACTAATGCCAGGTCGTTCACCCTCAAGGTCGACATCGCTGAGGACAAGTTTGATAAACTGGGGGAAAAGATCGAGCACCTTTCTGTCGCAATTGAGCGCCTTATTGAAGTCATCCAGTTGAGTCAGTATAGCTGGAAAGATAATGCGGAAGATTAA
- the LOC108221480 gene encoding uncharacterized protein LOC108221480 → MNQHCLCGSWAVEKTSWTEYNPGRRFLTCVNGRCNFFKWTEPELDPRSKKIINGLVRRFKLKDDEHFAEMIKAKEEYQEFYKEEMNAAKKEARNWKCFAVLLLLYVFRCYFASVGVDDNKA, encoded by the coding sequence ATGAATCAACACTGTTTATGCGGAAGCTGGGCAGTGGAGAAAACATCATGGACTGAATACAACCCGGGAAGAAGATTTTTAACATGTGTTAATGGGAGATGCAACTTTTTCAAGTGGACTGAGCCTGAGCTCGACCCACGCAGCAAGAAAATAATAAACGGCTTGGTAAGGCGTTTCAAGTTGAAGGATGATGAGCATTTTGCAGAGATGATTAAGGCTAAGGAGGAGTATCAGGAGTTTTACAAAGAAGAGATGAATGCTGCCAAAAAAGAAGCTCGGAATTGGAAATGCTTTGCTGTTTTGCTGTTGTTATATGTTTTTCGCTGTTATTTTGCATCAGTTGGGGTCGATGACAACAAAGCTTAA